In the genome of Populus nigra chromosome 19, ddPopNigr1.1, whole genome shotgun sequence, the window AAAGGAAGTTCCACACATGGGCAGTTAGAAGTGATGTTATAACTCAGGTAGATGTCGATGAGACCTGACAATGTACACTACAGCAAGAAAATGGGATTCTACCACGAATTCAAGGGTAAATGAGGTTCATGGACAATCAATGATTGttagtaaaataaaagaggaaagAGTTAAACTTGACCTGAAAATTTAAAGTGGCACCTAACATAACTTCCTAGGGAGAACTTATAAAGCATGTCAGCAAACCAAAGAAGTCGCCTCACCTACActgcaaattgaaaaaaaggctAACCTAACAAATCCCAATTTCTATAAAATCAAAAGGGGAAGGAATTACTAGTGACAGACACTCGATCTTATAGAGACCTGAAAGGCAATTTGACTTCCCGTTAATTTATCTGTCGAACATGCTTCTAAATTCCTAAGTCCTAACATAACTAGGCTATATCACACAACTTACTCCCACAGTcaccaataaataaaagattgaaattgCAAAACAACATAATGTTCTTGCATTCTATTTATCTTATTCATTGTGGTCCTAGCACCAACACACGAGTCCATTCTAAACCCCATTCAAAGCGCAAAATGCTTTGAGTATTGACAATGTTTATCACCATAACAAAAGAAACATTGCAGTTCTGCTGTGCTGGACACAACGTAACTGAAAATCACCTATCAACTAAACATCTCGGATTgcagtaaaatttaaaactcagTAACTTAAGGAACAAACAACAGAACTTTGCAACAATTGGCGACTTAGGAATAGAATTTTAGAATCAAAGCAGGACAAGAGACTTATCAGGGATTGCATAACAATTGCATTCAcgccacatatttttttttttaaaaaaaagtagcattcccgtaataattaaaaaaaaaaccgctaACTTCCGCACATCAAGTGATTAAAAACATATACTCCATGGTTCAGAAAGGAAATAACAGCGAAGATTAATTAAGGGTTTGTAAGGTTGAGCTAAAACTGCAACTACTTGGATCTTTGCCTCATTTTTCGGCGTTTTCTCTTCAACCTCCTCATTCGCTTCTTCTTCCACTGCAAAAACAGATATACCAATTAACGACTCTCAACTCTTCTAATTAAACAGCTTTTTATGATTTGGTTTGCTAGAAAGGAGAGATTAGATTACCTTGGCTCTCATTGTACCAGATGGCGCGAATGAAAAACCCTTTTTGCTTCTTCAAGGTCTAGAATAGACAACTGCAAATTGTAAATACGCGAAGGGGATTGCCACTTCTCAGagtttttatgcacaaaccctAACTCTATTTTGTTTGGGTCAAAGTAACCGGGTCTGAAAAACGGATCCAGTGTAAAAAAAATGTCCGGCATTGTTTGGCTGTTCTAATTCTCAAAGCAAGATAGGGATTTTTGGCTCCCCTCAAATTGGGGTAACACGTGTCTGCTTGTTGTTGTTATGTTGTGCTGTGGTTATTATGTTGTATTTATTGCTTTCAATGTTGAATCATAAGATAAAAGTATTATTTGATAAAAGGGTTAGCAACAAGATAACAGTGTTTGgttgaattatattattttgtttttgagataTAAAATGAACGATTAATAAGAATTATAGTACACTAAaagtatttattaaaatatatcttatttatatcaaatgatttataatttattaaactagTATGTCGTGTGTGCACATTTTTAGGAGAGTAATCTTAGGTTCaaagcactaaaaaaaaaaaaaagtttaaatggGATGATAATATATACAGACatgtcattttaataaaatcaatataacacacacacacacacaaaacactATCATCTTTAGAAACTGGAATATGACTGTAGATGTCATggttgactaaaaaaaaaatatttagccatgtttgttttttgaaaagtaattttcaggaaattacttttaaaatttttctatatttgtttgccattagaaaataTGAtcaatagaaaatacttttctgtcaacagaaaatactttccagtcaaagaaaaacactttctgtcaacggaaaacactttccagtcaaaaaaaaatttgacttagttttcagaaaagtattttctttttagctatgtttgttttctggaaagtggtttccgggaaaacactttccaaactttcatgtgtttgtttgtcattagaaaagttgatcaacggaaaacactttccagtcaaagaaaaatttagcttggttttcaagaaagtgttttcctgaaaaatttaggcggaaaacactttctggaagttgagaaaaaattagaaatattattatttgcttattatatcaaatttgatcctcaaacttttgattgctatatatattatgttttgaatatttattttttaatttcatctcttaaaatttaatttttatattaactttggttcttatttttataattgttatttgatttttccttatcatttttttattgaaattttttatctatcagatttggtcctcattcttttgattgttacttattttatttgaaataatttatgaaatgttaattattattttaatttcttgatctttcattttttttattttttatttgatctctattattttgattattatttattttatctgagataatttatgaaattatattttttttaatttcattcccattcaacttttaaatttgtaagatttgttcctcattattttaataaacttgaaaaaataaaacattaataaattattttccagcttatttttcataacataaccaaatactggaaagtgttttccaacttattttccattacactactaaacattagaaaatatttttctaaaatttattttttttagaatttatttaaaaaaaaattactttccaacaAATAAACGGTCAAAATAAAACAGCTTCTTCTGGGTTCTTTGGTACGAGACTCTCAATCCtacgttatattttttttactaccaAACATAGGTTTGACTTTTTGTCTGGAAAAAAGACTTTTAAGTCTAAACTAAACAGGAAGACtttttatgatttagttttGCAACAGATGTGAGATTAGATTACCTGGTCTCTTATCGTAATAAATGGAGCAGGTGAGATacctttgattcttcaatgCCCACAAAAAGTGTAAATTGTGAATATAATGGTTttgatttaaagtgttttttattttaaaatatattaaaatgatacttttttttattttttaaaatcaatatattaaaatcatttaaaaatataaaaaaataaattttaattaaaaaaaaaacttaaattaaaaaaacgtgGTTTCAACCCAAACGCGGCTTAAGGGGCTTGGCACTTCTCAGTGTTCTTATACACAGACCTAAACTCTATATGGTTTGGGTAAAAGGAATCGGGTTTGGGAAACGGATCCAGTGTAAAAATTGCAGGTCATGTTTGATTGTTCCAAGTCCAactctcttaaaaaaacaaaaaaaggctTGAATTCTATCAATTGTTcttaataagaaataataatgtctaagacaaaaaattaaaaatgcatagattaaaaataaaaataaaaacaagtcatGCTTAAATATTTGCGTggtcatatgttttttttgcttttagaaGAAATACTTGccttttattttagcttttaaagAACATTAACAATCCTATCTAAGtttattattttagcttttaaagAACATTAACAATCCTCTCTAAGTTTATtggtttatcaatttttttaaaaaaattaaattaatagcctctcagttttttttctttaactttttagtttgttttttcaaatattatttattcttttaattatctagtattttttttaatgtttcaaatAGATTgttataatttacttttaatttttgtcttttatatatgatataaataaaatttattttcatgatttatttaaattattgataagaaaaaataacctacaagataaaaaacaaaaacacataaattaaaaaaaaattaggattaaatatttgtatactcaactatattttttttagaaaaaatattatatttttataggtatttaattagcattaataactttttcattgtttcaatccatattttttaaatttatttcattaaatataaataatatttttgtatttttcaagtaaaaaatattatacaattaaatgtattcatatattttcttaaaaatatatgaatacaGGCGCTCCCCGTCTGGGCTGTCCAAGCATGTTTGGATTTGACTTcgcagctaaaaaaaaaaaaaaaacctaacttcACCTAACAGGCAGTCTCCCCGTCTGAGAACCGGTAGCACCTGCAACTGGCCTTAAGCCGAACAGCCCCTAAGATTCTGGGAGtgagaaaaaagaggaaataaacACTGCTCGCCTGTGAACTGCAAGTTGCTGGCCCAAAGCATCATCCAGTCTCACCATCGGCCAGCCACATAATTAATCGAACAAACAGAGCACCGACTCTCTCTCGCTCTCATCCCTTTCCGTTACAGTCGAAAAACAAATCCAACGGCTCAAAACCCAGCCAAATCTCTAGAcccccctctctctttcttttctttattctctcTTATCCGAAGAAAATCCACTAACACACCAAATAACAACGACAACTTGCTTGGCATATAAATAgcatctctttctctctctcactcaaAAATCAACAGTCTCGAGAGTAGCTAGCTATGGGCACTGGTTTGTCAAAGGACGCAGACGGCAGCTCGCACggaaatgaaggagaagaaaatccaGACCACGCAGGAGGTCAACTTTATGTTTCTCTTAAAATGGAGAATTATAGACTTAAAGCCGAACTCATCCCTCATGTCTACGGTTCCGTGCCTCTTGTTGGCTCCTGGGATTCTTCTAAAGCTGTAATTATACtaattaactattaaaaagaaaaaatccagTTGCAATTAGTTTCCAGGCCTCTCATTTGCTTGTATTTGTGTTTCTAATTTAGCTTTCCATGGAACCTGAATCGGCTTCAATGTGGGAATTAAGCTTTGTCGTTCCACCTAATCACGGTAACAAATTCAGTTTATTTGTACGTTTCTGCGACTCTTTTGTTTCGTTGCagagaaatttagagaaaagaaaagtttttaGGATtactttattcatttttaatgcATAATTTGCCTCCATTTTTCCTGAACTcggaaatttattttcaaattccaaTCAAACAGTAAACTTAAGGCatggttatttattttagtaatgattttctaaaattttctcttgattgcctttttttaaaaataaaataaaatgttttattgCTTGTTGGATATTAGAAACTTTGGATTTCAAGTTCCTGTTGAAGCCAAAGTACAGTAATAGCCCTTGTGTGGTGGAGGAGGGTCCAAACCGGCTTCTTACCAGGGGAACATTGCAAGGGGAATCGAGGCTGGCAGTATTCAAGAATGGCGATGTGACTGTGGAGTTTAGGGTGTTTATTAAAGCTGATAGAGTTTCACCTTTTGATCTTGCGGCCAGTTGGAGAGTTTATCAGGAGAATCTCCAGCCTTCAACTGTTCGTGGAATTCCTGATGTCAGCATCAATTCTGTACCAATGGCAGGAATTGAGGTGCATTTTCAGCTcacagatgtttttttttcattttctttttgctgTTGTTATATGTTGCATAACGACATGTTTCCATTTCTATGAGATTTTATTTCTACAGGGACCAAGAGTGAGAAGAGGTGGTTTTAGTTAGTTCTACGATTCTTTATACTCTATTATCTATAGCTGCCTCATGATTCCTGAGCTGCAAACATTTGAGTTATCATGAATTTATAGCTTAATTAAAGACCGGTAAACTATATACTTAATTGGCTCCTCGACCTGTGAGCTAAAGTTTTAGATGTGATGCTCTAATGTATACCATCATTTGTTGTTGTTTCCTCAACTATGCTGTTTTTGGATGGTAGCCTATTCACTATTGTTCTCGTGAAACCACAGTTGATTAGAATTGGGTATTGCTGTTGTTTGATTGCTAGTATTGGCTGCCTATGGGATATGCCCAGTTTTTGGGCTCAGTCCATTTGTTATCGTTTTCATCAATTACGTTTTCTTATTCGTTTACTTACATGTGAGAGGGTGGCCATTGATTAACCACATATTGATTTTAAGTATTAACTTTGCTATGTCCTTATTTACTATATGGGCTGCCCCACCAACTATCTTAAACTTTCAAGTTGGATGCTTAGCTTGGTATTGGAGCTTGCTGTGGTAATTTGTTATTGTTGTCCTCCAGTTCAAATATCTCTAACTAGGTGCattattgtttcttttgttttcttttccaccCTTCCATGATGCTGTTATAAGCAAAGCAAAagcataacaaaaacaaaaaactcttCCAAGTCAGATTGAGACcttttttaaactcatttgcAATTGTGGCCTTCTGTGCTGCAGTTGATTTCCATCATTTTTCACTGGGTGTATTGTTAGTTTCATTATACTGTTTAATCTATTAACTCGTGCACACTAAAGAAActgtccttcaatttttttttacagaatgGCTCTCCATCTAGTTTGGAGCTTGATCTTGAACATTATGTTGTCCCAGCTCCTTCAACTTCTGCAAACTCTGCTTTCGTGTACGCAGCTAACAATACAGAGAATCCAAGGTTTTCCAATGTTGATTGCCCAGGCAATGCTTCATATTCCTTCAAGGATAGTGGTGTTTCTGCTGATCAACCTACAACTATTAAGGTGCATCTTGGTAACCTATTTTGCAGATATACAGATTAATTTCCATCATAGGCCTAGAAATATCTAAGTCTACTTCAATACACAGATATTCTTTTGCAACCTTCTAATGTTTGCCTGCACATAAATTGTGAAGTCCCTCCAATATAGAGGGCAATTGGATCATATCAGCTTTGTTGGGCCTGGACTTCAAATTTTAATGGGTGCAATTGCTAAATAGTTAGGTTAATTCCAGTTGGTCAAGGAGAAGTTTGATGCTAATTTTTAAGATGAGACATTTTCATATGCATGGGTGGCTGCCGTATACCTTGTTTTCTCCCTGTTAATATAGTATTCTAGTTCTAATGCATTTTGCAAATGTTCAAATAGGAGATGGAGGTTGTTATCCCAGATCCATCCAAGGTATATTCTGGTTCCGGCATGGTTGAATCAAAATCAGTGGGGACATTTTCCTCTTTGCAAAAGCAAGATGGTCACAGGGGGCTCTTTGTGGATAGAGGTGTTGGATCTCCTAGAGTAGTTAAGTCATCTAGTTCGAGTGCCTTATCTTTTGATCTCAAACTGGACACTGAAACCAAGGTTTGTAACAAATATTTCTCACAGTAGGAAAATCGTGCGAGCTTAATTATTTTTGGTATGTAGTGGTGGTTTTTTGTCATGGTTTTATTCTGTGTTCCCTGCATTGTCAGAATTCAATGCCAGCAGCTGCTGGAGCTGTTGCTGCTGGAGCTGTGGCTGATCAGATGCTTGGACCAAAGGAGGATAGGCATTTGGCAATTGTTCTGGTATTTTCCTGCATAATTTATTGATCAGAACTggtgataatatttattatcctTCTAATTTCACTCtcaatttaattgaaaagtttTTGAGATTAGATTTGGTATCAACTTCTACAGATAACTTGAGAGTTGCATGCTGGATTTAACTGAGTGTTTGTATTGTATATGTTCCATTTTCATAGTTCAATAATAAAAGCACGAGTTctgttgataattaaaaattctaaCAAGTACTTGCACTGTAGGTTGGTTTACCTGCCCGAGGCAAAACTTTTACTGCAGCTAAACTTACTAGATATCTTCGTTGGTTGGGTCATGATACCAAGCACTTCAATGTTGGAAAGGTCAGTCATGCATTCTTGAGGCCTATTACATGTGAAAAGTTGAAGTGTAATATTTTCCTACCTTTGGCTGTAACAGTATCGGCGCCTTAAGCATGGAGCTAATCAGGTATGCTTAAAGCCTTTTACAGTTGATTATGTTCTTAGAACTTTCATTAGTTATATTAGTGGTttaatgactattttttttattgatgaagaaATTTGTTCTGCATTGTTTGTTCCCGTGGAATGATGATTAGTGCTGTACAGTTCATAGACATATATGGTTATCTTCTTTGCATTTCTCTCCCTTttgttaattgaaaaattatctcAAGTCTTGTCCATGGAATATCATTGCGGTACCTCCTACAGCTATATTTGCTACagttttgtaatattttgtCCCATGTCAATTAAGCAACTGAATTCCAATAATTATTAATGATTGAATTCcaactttttaataattaatgctAGTAAAAACTAAAACTTTAATGCAGTTTCACAATGCGCTTGGCATTCAAATCCGCTTTATTATACGATTTCTCTTATCATGGTATAAAATGAAGGAGTTATGGACTGCAAAATTCATTTGTCATTTGAGATATGCATTTGGAATAGAGATGGATCCAGATGTGGTTTTAATTCTATAATTGTACTATGTATTGCACTCATGTTATGCTCTGGAATCGAAATACTGcagtcattttcttcttttttggacATTTCTTGATGATTTGTGTGGATGCAGTCTGCTGATTTTTTCCGAGCTGACAACCCTGAAGGAATGGAAGCACGAAATGAGGTAATATCCATTAAATAAGTGGTCTTTCATAGACCACAAAAAACATTGTTTCTCTCATCCTACGATGGTTTTGTGTTTATTGCATTATGCTGGACTGATTGAACTTATTATGATACTCTCTCTATGAGTGAGCGAATCAATTATTTGGTTGGACTAGTTCAATCTTTGGTTTAATATGTGTTGCTGCTCACTTTCTCCTTAGGATATAGTGATGGAAGATTTATTGATTTCTAAAGGTTGTAAATTGTAAgacattaatttcttaaaattgtaCAAGTTCCTTGCAATTGTTATCGGATATATGAATCAAATTGCTTTATTACAGGTATTATTCCTTATTTGAAGTACCCTTGAGTCATTGAGATCTCAAGATCTATTTCATTTAGATTTTTGACTCTTGAAATTTTGTTGGGTAATGGTCACTAATAAAGTGGAAAGAAAGTAGTTAATTAAAGGAAAGCAATTACTGAACAGTGAGAATAAAGAGCGGAACTAAGCATGTTGCAGGAACTGATCTTTTGCTGGTTCAGTAATTTGTCCCATGCCCAAATACAATCCTGGATGAATATAGTAACCCAAATAGCAATTAGTAGTAAAGCCTCCCAGAAATACTACTGTGTCCCTCAAAGTATGCTGTTACTTCTAAACTATTATTTCTTACACGATTGGAAATGGTAACACATTAACTTTCTCCTTTGCAAATAGTTTTAATGTATCACGTGCTACTAGGTAGCAGCATTGGCAATGGATGATATGATTGCCTGGATGCAAGAAGGTGGCCAGGTACATTACCATATGTTAGATATGATGACATTTCTGTGTATCTTTCCTAatcctttagatttttttgtttcaatttctttGTAGGTAGGAATATTTGATGCCACAAACAGTACCAGGAAAAGAAGGAACATGCTGATGAAAATGGCTGAAGGGAAGTGCAAGGTACAAAGACCATACCATAGCATAAAAGGTCCTAAAATTTACCAGTAAGATACTAACGTGATTTTTTAGGTGAAGAGTATCCTTTTGGACCGTGTGCGTTTAATGTGTTTTGCCTTGAAGCAATAAGCACTTTGGCTACCTATGccatttttattgctttttcaaACTCAAAGTGTTTTAAGAAACTGAATTTCACATATTATTGCCAAGTGTGTTAGTTATTTGGCTACTGAGATTATTCTCTAAGCTTAAGAGTAAGATACTAAATTTGGAAGCTTTACAGTGCTTAGGTTCATAAATTGATATTCTACCTCATAATCTTCTTGCATCAGGtgttaatctaaataaattaaataaaaatagcgtgtctttattttttcttcacctTTTGGCTGCACAGTTGCTATCTTAAATGAAAACTTTCTTATTCTTATCTTTTGCTCTCTTTTATTTCTTGGATTTTCAAACCGCTAAAAGTCCCCCTTAAAAACTCTTGTAACCAGAGGACAAAATCTGACTGGAAAGTGGGATACAATAGAGAAATGATGAAGAGTCCTGAACTGTTCTGACACGTGTTATCTGTTTTAGCTgcagattatttttttggagaCACTATGCAATGATGAAcacataattgaaagaaatatacgtcttaaaattcaacaaagccCTGACTATGCAGAACAGTATGATTACTATCTGAAGTCACTGGCTTCTTAACTGAACAGACGTGGGTACTTAGTACTTGGTGTCATTTTGCAGGCCAGATTTCGAAGCTGGATTGCAAGACTTCAAAAGTCGGCTAGCTAATTATGAAAAGGTGGTTTCATGTGCTTCCAATAACTTCTCCTTTTGAGATTTGGTCATTACCAATGAGCAATTTCAACTTTaggtttaaaatttttacttcTATTTACTAGGTTTATGAACCAGTAGAAGAAGGATCTTATATCAAGATGATTGATATGGTCAGTGGACATGGTGGACAGATACAAGTAagtgcccccccccccccaccccaaACTGATTTGTGAATTCATTTATATGCAGCACAGGATAAGTTAATAGTACCATTGGTCTATATGGCACCTTGGCTAACTGAAATTTTTTCATGAATCCTTATATATTGAAGGATGTTGTCTTTGAACTCCCTATGTTCATGTGATTATTCTATAATACAACTCGGGTTTGTACATTCAGGTTAACAATATCAGTGGCTACCTTCCTGggagaattgtttttttcttagtaaGTTGTCCTGCCATCAATTCGGTACAATTATTTCTTAGCATATTATAGAAATGTTCTAGTTGGCCACTTCTCCtttctaatttctaatttctgAAACTCTCTTTTCATTACAGCTGGCACTAGTTGTATTCAAATTTCTGTCAAATCTTAGCTACCAtgtttgttgaaaataaattgcaCTCGAGGGATGTTTGTTTGAGAGGTTTTATATACACTTCTATGCAGAGGAAGAAGATAGTGTTTATTTGAGTTGCAAACagtgactttaataaacataaagaaaccaagATGCCTGAAAGTGATGAAACATGATTGACCATTTTTGTGACAATCTTGTTCATTTGATGTTCGTTCTTTTCACTCaaacctaaaaattttaatctgaTGCAGGTGAATACACACCTTACACCACGCCCAATATTACTTACCAGGCACGGAGAGAGTCGAGATAATGTTAGAGGTAGAATTGGTGGTGATACTGTATTGAGGTATTGGTTcacaatttattaattatctGGTATAATCTGAATTTGAAGTTGTAAATGTTATATTTTGTCTGGTTATCTTTAATCTTGGATGACCTAAAATGTTCTGTATGACAGTATTTTCATGTCTCATTGCACTGATATTGTGTTCCGCTATATCAGCACAGATGCCAAACAAAGTACTATTTTTTGTAAAGTATGCTTGGGCTCATTTTTACTGATTGTGTGTTGGCACCTTTTCCATTTTGTTGTGTGAAACTAGCTCTCCTATAAGGGATATTCTGCAGACTTGAACATATTCCTTTTGAGAAGTTTGTAATATCCTTCATGGAATCCCTACGGGCTTCTTGCTACTTACAATATTGCAGTGAAGATCAACATCTTGCTTTTACCCAAAAGTGTCTGAATGTGAATCTTTTATGAATAAAAGAGGAGTGAAACTGTTGAGCATGGAAGCTGAATGGCCTACATAGTACTCTTGTTAGCAACATTATAATTGATTAACAACTGAGAGGCTCAAACACAAATCACTCGATATCTATATATATCCACATATAATATCTATTAAAAATGCATGTTGTATTCTTAagactttttcttaattttttttttatgaatgtccTTAAAACTTGATTCCAATGCTGATATTTTTATTCCCTTTAATAATCACTGCTGTTTTTCAAAGTCAATCCAAGGATGAGATTTGTCATAACCTAGAACTAGTCCCACCAATGTCCAAGAGCAATGAGATATCTTGATGTATGTCAATTATATTGCCAAATTATTAAGTCTCTCTGTCTCTAGTCAATTTTCCCTTCACGTCTACTGTCAAttctggtattttttttatttaggtttaaCGCTCCATGCTGACATGATTGCTTCAGTTTCTAATCTTTCTTTTCATCACATTCTAATTTTCTGCAAACTTTGGTTCGTCTTTGAGATTTGATCTACCCTTCTGGTGACTGGAATTTACTATAATTTGTTTCTGCAGTGATGCTGGAGAAATTTATGCCAAGAAACTTGCTAACTTTGTCGAGAAACGACTGAAATCGGAAAAGGCAGCATCTGTAAGCCTTCATCAATCCTCATGATTAACCTTTTCTATCGTCCAAATCTTGTATCCTTAAAAACCAATCTTTTTGATGTTAGGTGCCTCTGCAACCTTGTCCTATTTTCGTTCACTTTAAGTAGTGAAGTTATGTGTTGATTTGTCcttgaataattataaaatttaagaactCAGATGTAACACAATTAGAGTTTTTAAGCTTTTGTAGTGACGCCACTTTACTCCTAAGCTCAATAAGTTTTTCCAAATCATAAAGATATAGAAGtggttttttaatagattttacaTTTAAGATTGGCCTTTTTTTTCGTAATGCTTTGATGTTTTGTGTCAATGAGAACACCATGCTACTTCTAGTTCTCATTTCCATGTTCAGTTTAACAGAATTGCCTGCTGTTTTATTGTGCTAGTTGTGACTGTCTGCAACTCATAATGGTTTCCTCACATTCtagctcttctttttcttttttttcctttttttggtttcattgGGAAGTAGGAACAATGATTTCActgataattatttatgttgttcCCTGGAAGTTCAGCTCAAGAAGTTTTTCCAGATCATAAGAAAAGAAGTGGTTTTTAAATAGCTTTTACTACGTTTaagattggatttttctttttttaatactgTTTTTATCATTCTAGTTGTGACTATCTGCAAATCATTACAGTTTCTTCATATTTTAGCtgcttttttcttgtatttttttctttgggaaATAGGAACAGTGATTTCacttataattattatcttgtTTCTTGGACGTTCTGTCAAGCTGGGTGTGTTTAGAATGAGCTATATGAATTCTTACAaccatttttctcatttttccgTGGTCTAGATTTGGACCAGCACACTTCAAAGGACAATTATAACAGCAAGTCCTATCATTGGATTTCCCAAGGTCAGTTTGAATCCCCGCAGAACCTTAGTTGGCCTTTCAGAATCTTGATTTACTTTGGCTGACTGATGGACATTGGAAATTCATAGAAAAATTCACAATTTTGGCCATTTTGATAGATTCAATGGCGTGCCCTTGATGAGATA includes:
- the LOC133680060 gene encoding 6-phosphofructo-2-kinase/fructose-2,6-bisphosphatase-like isoform X3: MGTGLSKDADGSSHGNEGEENPDHAGGQLYVSLKMENYRLKAELIPHVYGSVPLVGSWDSSKALSMEPESASMWELSFVVPPNHETLDFKFLLKPKYSNSPCVVEEGPNRLLTRGTLQGESRLAVFKNGDVTVEFRVFIKADRVSPFDLAASWRVYQENLQPSTVRGIPDVSINSVPMAGIENGSPSSLELDLEHYVVPAPSTSANSAFVYAANNTENPRFSNVDCPGNASYSFKDSGVSADQPTTIKEMEVVIPDPSKVYSGSGMVESKSVGTFSSLQKQDGHRGLFVDRGVGSPRVVKSSSSSALSFDLKLDTETKNSMPAAAGAVAAGAVADQMLGPKEDRHLAIVLVGLPARGKTFTAAKLTRYLRWLGHDTKHFNVGKYRRLKHGANQSADFFRADNPEGMEARNEVAALAMDDMIAWMQEGGQVGIFDATNSTRKRRNMLMKMAEGKCKVQRPYHSIKGPKIYQPDFEAGLQDFKSRLANYEKVYEPVEEGSYIKMIDMVSGHGGQIQVNNISGYLPGRIVFFLVNTHLTPRPILLTRHGESRDNVRGRIGGDTVLSDAGEIYAKKLANFVEKRLKSEKAASIWTSTLQRTIITASPIIGFPKIQWRALDEINAGVCDGMTYEEIKKTMPEEYEARRKDKLRYRYPRGESYLDVIQRLEPVIIELERQRAPVVVISHQAVLRALYAYFADRPLKEIPHIEVPLHTIIEIQMGVTGVQEKRYKLMD
- the LOC133680060 gene encoding 6-phosphofructo-2-kinase/fructose-2,6-bisphosphatase-like isoform X2; the protein is MGTGLSKDADGSSHGNEGEENPDHAGGQLYVSLKMENYRLKAELIPHVYGSVPLVGSWDSSKALSMEPESASMWELSFVVPPNHETLDFKFLLKPKYSNSPCVVEEGPNRLLTRGTLQGESRLAVFKNGDVTVEFRVFIKADRVSPFDLAASWRVYQENLQPSTVRGIPDVSINSVPMAGIENGSPSSLELDLEHYVVPAPSTSANSAFVYAANNTENPRFSNVDCPGNASYSFKDSGVSADQPTTIKEMEVVIPDPSKVYSGSGMVESKSVGTFSSLQKQDGHRGLFVDRGVGSPRVVKSSSSSALSFDLKLDTETKNSMPAAAGAVAAGAVADQMLGPKEDRHLAIVLVGLPARGKTFTAAKLTRYLRWLGHDTKHFNVGKYRRLKHGANQSADFFRADNPEGMEARNEVAALAMDDMIAWMQEGGQVGIFDATNSTRKRRNMLMKMAEGKCKIIFLETLCNDEHIIERNIRLKIQQSPDYAEQPDFEAGLQDFKSRLANYEKVYEPVEEGSYIKMIDMVSGHGGQIQVNNISGYLPGRIVFFLVNTHLTPRPILLTRHGESRDNVRGRIGGDTVLSDAGEIYAKKLANFVEKRLKSEKAASIWTSTLQRTIITASPIIGFPKIQWRALDEINAGVCDGMTYEEIKKTMPEEYEARRKDKLRYRYPRGESYLDVIQRLEPVIIELERQRAPVVVISHQAVLRALYAYFADRPLKEIPHIEVPLHTIIEIQMGVTGVQEKRYKLMD
- the LOC133680060 gene encoding 6-phosphofructo-2-kinase/fructose-2,6-bisphosphatase-like isoform X1, translating into MGTGLSKDADGSSHGNEGEENPDHAGGQLYVSLKMENYRLKAELIPHVYGSVPLVGSWDSSKALSMEPESASMWELSFVVPPNHETLDFKFLLKPKYSNSPCVVEEGPNRLLTRGTLQGESRLAVFKNGDVTVEFRVFIKADRVSPFDLAASWRVYQENLQPSTVRGIPDVSINSVPMAGIENGSPSSLELDLEHYVVPAPSTSANSAFVYAANNTENPRFSNVDCPGNASYSFKDSGVSADQPTTIKEMEVVIPDPSKVYSGSGMVESKSVGTFSSLQKQDGHRGLFVDRGVGSPRVVKSSSSSALSFDLKLDTETKNSMPAAAGAVAAGAVADQMLGPKEDRHLAIVLVGLPARGKTFTAAKLTRYLRWLGHDTKHFNVGKYRRLKHGANQSADFFRADNPEGMEARNEVAALAMDDMIAWMQEGGQVGIFDATNSTRKRRNMLMKMAEGKCKLQIIFLETLCNDEHIIERNIRLKIQQSPDYAEQPDFEAGLQDFKSRLANYEKVYEPVEEGSYIKMIDMVSGHGGQIQVNNISGYLPGRIVFFLVNTHLTPRPILLTRHGESRDNVRGRIGGDTVLSDAGEIYAKKLANFVEKRLKSEKAASIWTSTLQRTIITASPIIGFPKIQWRALDEINAGVCDGMTYEEIKKTMPEEYEARRKDKLRYRYPRGESYLDVIQRLEPVIIELERQRAPVVVISHQAVLRALYAYFADRPLKEIPHIEVPLHTIIEIQMGVTGVQEKRYKLMD